A genomic region of Chryseobacterium sp. KACC 21268 contains the following coding sequences:
- a CDS encoding glycoside hydrolase family protein produces MKPSKNITRKDFLQTSALGVAAVVFGTSFTKTFDFSEKPYFNLKPIGRQFSLEGYYIWCSSPIWGDDGKVHLFYSRWKKEKGMGGWLNGSEICRAEANSPFEKFEHKQVILTPGGGDFWDATTCHNPLIKKVDDQYLLFFMGNSNGKTNTKRIGLATCKTLDGDWTRPEQPLILPGKEGAWDDHCTTNPAFVKGNDGQYWVFYKSWNTAEYVNQKGSVRGNRKYGLAKSDSPLGPYTKVSENPVIDFSNMPNNAQLEDAFIWKQNGQFHMVARDMGFYNHEYGLHLTTKNGIQWTKPEIAYLEMKHYITEPTPPKNLNRFGRLERPMLLMSKDGKKPQFLLGATQGGAFETSTTFVFEILNTKI; encoded by the coding sequence ATGAAGCCGTCAAAAAACATCACCCGCAAAGACTTTTTACAGACCTCAGCCTTAGGCGTTGCAGCCGTGGTCTTTGGAACATCCTTCACCAAGACATTTGATTTTTCCGAGAAGCCTTACTTTAATCTGAAACCTATCGGGCGACAATTTTCTCTCGAAGGTTACTACATCTGGTGCAGTTCCCCGATTTGGGGCGACGATGGGAAGGTCCACCTTTTCTACTCCCGATGGAAGAAGGAAAAAGGAATGGGCGGTTGGCTCAACGGTTCCGAGATTTGCCGTGCAGAGGCCAATTCACCTTTCGAAAAATTTGAGCACAAGCAAGTCATTCTCACGCCAGGAGGTGGCGACTTTTGGGACGCAACGACTTGCCACAATCCATTGATCAAAAAAGTAGACGACCAATATTTACTCTTCTTTATGGGCAATTCTAATGGGAAAACCAATACCAAAAGAATCGGATTGGCAACTTGCAAAACCCTCGATGGGGATTGGACAAGACCAGAACAACCCTTGATTCTTCCCGGGAAAGAAGGCGCCTGGGACGACCATTGTACCACCAATCCTGCTTTCGTGAAGGGTAACGACGGCCAATACTGGGTGTTCTACAAATCCTGGAACACCGCCGAATATGTCAACCAAAAAGGAAGCGTCCGAGGCAACCGAAAATACGGCTTGGCCAAATCAGATTCGCCACTGGGACCTTACACCAAAGTCTCAGAAAATCCCGTCATCGACTTTTCCAATATGCCCAACAATGCCCAACTGGAAGACGCGTTCATCTGGAAACAGAACGGCCAATTCCATATGGTGGCGCGCGATATGGGATTCTACAACCACGAGTACGGCCTGCATCTCACCACCAAAAACGGCATCCAATGGACAAAACCAGAAATTGCTTATTTGGAAATGAAACATTACATCACGGAACCCACACCGCCAAAAAACCTCAATCGGTTCGGAAGGCTGGAGCGTCCAATGTTGCTGATGAGCAAAGATGGGAAAAAGCCTCAGTTTCTCCTCGGAGCCACACAAGGAGGAGCGTTTGAGACTTCTACCACTTTTGTCTTTGAGATTCTGAATACTAAAATCTAA